From the Terriglobales bacterium genome, one window contains:
- a CDS encoding FAD-binding oxidoreductase — protein sequence ATAADAIDGVQPQYVVEPASAGEVAKVLKCADEAGLAVSPRGSGTKTGWGNRPKRCDLVLSLARMTQVIEHAASDLTVSVQAGCTVGTLQKVLASQGQRLAFDPLWPERATIGGTLATNDGGSLRIRFGALRDLIIGITLALPDGTLAKSGGKVVKNVAGYDLPKLATGSLGTLAVITDAVFRLHPVFAETRSLTVPMKDLDSANQLLLAIMDSRLAFTGLQMRAAREQGVEVDVRFEGTLAGVEGQVRELSRMASPNVAAQARAECWRARQDLFQPGAVVAKFSTLPAELAAFSGLLAQHARNSQWSLVAQANGIGHLRIAAGADVLMMLRSALEPAGSLVVQQCPPEMKDRLDVWGSPGDTLPLLRRVKQQFDPKATLNPGRFVGGI from the coding sequence CCGCAACTGCGGCTGACGCGATCGACGGCGTCCAGCCCCAGTATGTTGTGGAGCCGGCGAGCGCTGGCGAAGTCGCGAAGGTATTGAAGTGCGCGGATGAGGCGGGCCTCGCAGTTTCGCCGCGCGGGAGTGGCACAAAAACCGGCTGGGGTAACCGGCCCAAGCGATGTGACCTGGTGCTGTCGCTGGCACGGATGACCCAGGTGATCGAACATGCCGCCTCTGACTTGACGGTGAGCGTACAAGCCGGCTGCACGGTCGGCACATTGCAGAAGGTCCTGGCGTCGCAGGGGCAACGTCTCGCATTCGATCCGCTATGGCCGGAGCGGGCGACCATCGGCGGAACACTGGCGACCAATGACGGCGGATCCCTGCGCATCCGCTTTGGCGCCCTGCGAGACCTTATTATCGGCATCACTCTGGCGCTTCCGGATGGAACGCTCGCCAAGAGCGGGGGCAAGGTCGTCAAGAATGTTGCCGGGTATGACTTGCCTAAGCTCGCAACCGGATCTTTGGGAACTCTGGCCGTCATTACCGATGCGGTGTTCCGGCTGCATCCGGTGTTCGCCGAGACGCGCTCGCTAACCGTGCCGATGAAAGACCTGGATTCGGCGAACCAGCTCCTTCTCGCCATCATGGATTCCAGACTGGCGTTTACCGGATTGCAGATGCGCGCGGCGCGCGAGCAGGGGGTAGAAGTGGATGTCCGCTTTGAAGGCACCCTGGCCGGCGTCGAGGGACAAGTGAGAGAGCTTTCCAGAATGGCGTCTCCCAACGTCGCGGCGCAAGCGCGGGCTGAGTGCTGGCGGGCGCGGCAGGATTTGTTCCAGCCCGGCGCTGTGGTCGCGAAATTTTCCACGCTTCCGGCGGAGTTGGCGGCGTTCAGCGGCCTGCTGGCGCAGCATGCGCGTAATAGCCAATGGAGCCTGGTTGCGCAGGCGAACGGCATTGGTCACCTGCGCATAGCAGCCGGCGCCGATGTCCTGATGATGCTGCGCTCGGCGCTGGAACCGGCTGGATCGCTGGTCGTACAGCAATGCCCGCCGGAGATGAAAGATCGACTGGATGTGTGGGGCTCGCCGGGCGATACCCTCCCACTCCTGCGGCGCGTCAAACAGCAATTCGATCCCAAGGCCACGCTGAACCCGGGTCGCTTTGTCGGGGGCATCTGA
- a CDS encoding heterodisulfide reductase-related iron-sulfur binding cluster: METNNKGAFDAHNPPSADIINKCVHCGFCLQTCPTYLEWGEEMDSPRGRIYQMRMVQEGKATMDETFVEHMDACLSCVACMPACPSGIDYGKLIEATRAQIERNYPRPWAERARRRLGMTMFTSPGRLAMARGLASAYQKSGLRSVVRTLGLNKLMPRHLRSMESLMPEIRRAEKLPQVMPAQGAKRMRVGVLLGCVQDKFFSHVNAATARVLAAEGCEVVMPQPQPCCGALLIHAGIEPDALALARQVIDTFDRANVDAVVINAAGCGSNMKDYGYLLRDDPRYKDKAVNFSRRCRDVAELLADLEPRAERKPVPMKVAYHDACHLQHAQGVSAAPRKLLQQVPGLQLVELPEAPICCGSAGVYNLAQPESAEALGDRKARNVLSMSPDVVATGNPGCILQIEAALRRAGSATRVVHTIEVLDAAIRGVQL, encoded by the coding sequence ATGGAAACCAATAACAAAGGCGCCTTCGACGCACACAATCCGCCATCCGCCGACATTATTAATAAGTGCGTGCATTGCGGTTTTTGCCTGCAGACCTGCCCGACGTACCTGGAGTGGGGCGAGGAGATGGACTCGCCACGCGGGCGCATCTACCAGATGCGCATGGTGCAGGAGGGCAAGGCAACGATGGACGAAACGTTCGTCGAGCACATGGACGCGTGCCTGAGTTGCGTGGCCTGCATGCCGGCATGCCCATCGGGGATTGACTATGGAAAATTGATCGAGGCCACCCGGGCGCAGATTGAGCGCAATTATCCGCGACCCTGGGCGGAGCGGGCGCGCCGGAGACTCGGCATGACGATGTTCACGTCGCCGGGCCGGTTGGCGATGGCGCGAGGACTCGCTTCCGCCTACCAGAAGTCGGGTCTGCGGAGCGTTGTGCGCACGCTCGGCCTCAACAAACTGATGCCCAGGCATCTGCGCTCCATGGAGTCGTTGATGCCGGAAATTCGGCGCGCCGAAAAACTTCCCCAGGTTATGCCGGCGCAGGGCGCCAAGCGCATGCGGGTTGGAGTTCTGCTGGGATGCGTGCAGGACAAGTTCTTCTCGCACGTGAATGCCGCGACAGCGCGAGTGCTGGCAGCGGAAGGATGCGAGGTCGTAATGCCGCAGCCGCAGCCCTGTTGCGGCGCGCTGCTCATCCATGCCGGGATCGAGCCGGACGCTTTGGCCCTGGCACGACAGGTCATTGACACCTTCGACAGAGCGAATGTGGACGCCGTCGTGATCAATGCGGCAGGCTGCGGATCCAATATGAAAGATTACGGATACCTGCTGCGTGATGATCCGCGGTATAAGGACAAGGCGGTGAACTTCTCCCGCCGCTGTCGTGATGTCGCCGAATTGCTGGCGGACCTGGAACCGCGTGCCGAGCGCAAACCCGTCCCCATGAAGGTCGCCTACCACGACGCCTGCCACCTGCAGCACGCCCAGGGAGTATCGGCGGCGCCGCGCAAGCTGCTGCAACAAGTTCCCGGACTGCAACTGGTGGAGTTGCCGGAAGCGCCGATCTGTTGCGGGTCGGCGGGCGTTTATAACCTGGCGCAACCGGAATCGGCAGAAGCGCTCGGCGACCGCAAGGCCCGGAATGTGTTGTCGATGTCACCCGACGTGGTCGCCACCGGGAACCCGGGATGCATCCTGCAGATCGAAGCGGCGTTGCGGCGCGCGGGAAGCGCAACCCGCGTGGTACACACCATCGAAGTGCTGGATGCGGCCATTCGCGGCGT